One window from the genome of Glycine soja cultivar W05 chromosome 12, ASM419377v2, whole genome shotgun sequence encodes:
- the LOC114380043 gene encoding multiple organellar RNA editing factor 8, chloroplastic/mitochondrial-like, giving the protein MATQILSRIFPKTLTLAPFLFRSLTTAPSRPSLPALSFLRRISVAANPSLRRVLLPNAPSLRALSTRATTSSLNDPNPNWSNRPPKETILLDGCDFEHWLVVMEKPEGDPTRDDIIDSYIKTLAKVIGSEEEARMKIYSVSTRHYFAFGALVSEELSIKLKELPGVRWVLPDSYLNVKEKDYGGEPFINGQAVPYDPKYHEEWVRNNARANERNRRNDRPRNADRSRNFERRRENVVNRDMQGRPPMPNPGPNMGGPPPSNAGGYPPNNAGTHPPNNAGGYPPNNAGGYPPNNAGYAPPNAGGGYPPNTGGGYGPGGGVPQNNYAGNMGGPPPNQNMGGFQPNAEWSNNAPSRDVPSRDMGGPPGGNPYSA; this is encoded by the exons ATGGCGACTCAGATCCTCTCTCGCATCTTCcccaaaaccctaaccctagcCCCCTTCCTCTTCCGCTCCCTCACCACCGCCCCCTCTCGTCCTTCCCTCCCCGCGCTCTCCTTCCTCCGCCGTATCTCCGTTGCAGCCAACCCCTCCCTCCGCCGCGTCCTCCTCCCAAACGCCCCCTCCCTCCGCGCCCTCTCCACACGCGCCACCACCTCCTCCCTCAACGACCCCAACCCTAACTGGTCCAACCGTCCCCCGAAAGAAACCATCTTGCTCGACGGCTGCGACTTCGAACACTGGCTCGTCGTCATGGAGAAGCCCGAGGGCGACCCTACCCGCGATGACATCATCGATAGCTACATTAAAACCTTGGCCAAGGTCATCGGAAG TGAAGAGGAGGCGAGGATGAAGATATATTCGGTTTCGACTAGGCACTACTTTGCGTTTGGGGCTCTTGTGTCTGAAGAGCTTTCTATCAAGCTTAAAG AATTGCCTGGAGTTCGGTGGGTGCTTCCTGATTCTTACTTGAATGTTAAGGAAAAGGATTATGGAG GTGAGCCCTTTATTAACGGGCAAGCAGTTCCCTATGATCCCAAGTATCACGAAGAGTGGGTTAGAAACAATGCACGTGCCAATGAGAGAAACAGGCGCAATGACAGGCCTCGTAATGCTGACAGGTCAAGAAACTTTGAGAGGAGGAGGGAAAATGTGGTGAACAGAGATATGCAGGGCAGGCCTCCTATGCCAAATCCTGGCCCTAATATGGGTGGTCCTCCTCCAAGCAATGCAGGCGGGTACCCTCCAAACAATGCAGGCACCCACCCTCCAAACAATGCAGGCGGGTACCCTCCTAACAATGCAGGCGGGTACCCTCCTAACAATGCAGGATATGCTCCTCCCAATGCTGGAGGTGGTTACCCTCCTAACACGGGTGGTGGCTATGGTCCCGGTGGTGGTGTACCTCAAAATAACTATGCAGGGAACATGGGAGGGCCACCACCAAACCAGAACATGGGAGGCTTTCAACCAAATGCAGAATGGTCAAACAATGCTCCCAGTAGAGATGTGCCAAGCAGGGATATGGGAGGACCACCTGGTGGGAACCCATATTCTGCGTGA